In one Halofilum ochraceum genomic region, the following are encoded:
- a CDS encoding rhomboid family intramembrane serine protease yields the protein MLIIPFDRPIDWRRPPVVTFALVAVNVLVFLGFQLDDGRELQRVKTYYYESGLAEIELPRYRAWLKAQGDDPFVEHFGDRIDDPASPWFGRIVSDEAFTRRLEAGKVIGPDHPEYERWQRGREGLAQRLDQTTVWGHGLRPAESAPTTFLTHMFLHGGWFHLIGNMLFLITLGLLVEVALGSLVLTGLYVLSGFGAAGLFIALQPQGLMPLVGASGAVAGLVGLCGVLYGLRRIRFFYFIGFYFDYVKAPALVLLGLWLGKEVYQYIRFSELSNVAFTAHIGGILTGALAGAAVRFGTNAVDEEAMDERERTEAFERELGAAHERLAAMEPDRARPLFERMVRNWPDNVRVLDGLFRASRFAPASDAYHDAVHRILRLEPTDDETAELMVTAFRDYRRRARPKPKIGGAVLERMIDLLLRRGSAEEVAPLVQAALKHPQRFNGIEESAIRLARKYQREGERARARSLYHYVLQHFADTAAARQAERALTEVR from the coding sequence ATGCTGATCATACCGTTCGACCGCCCCATCGACTGGCGCCGCCCACCGGTCGTCACGTTCGCGCTCGTGGCCGTCAACGTGCTGGTATTCCTCGGGTTCCAGCTCGATGACGGGCGCGAACTGCAGCGGGTGAAGACGTATTACTACGAATCCGGTCTCGCGGAGATCGAGCTGCCGCGGTATCGCGCCTGGCTCAAGGCACAGGGTGACGACCCGTTCGTGGAACACTTCGGTGACCGCATCGACGATCCCGCTTCCCCCTGGTTCGGACGGATCGTCAGCGACGAGGCATTCACCCGGCGGCTCGAGGCTGGCAAGGTCATCGGGCCGGATCATCCCGAGTACGAGCGCTGGCAGCGCGGGCGCGAGGGGCTCGCGCAGCGCCTCGATCAGACGACCGTCTGGGGCCATGGGCTGCGCCCGGCGGAGTCCGCGCCGACCACCTTCCTGACTCACATGTTCCTGCACGGTGGCTGGTTTCACCTGATCGGCAACATGCTCTTTCTGATTACGCTCGGGCTGCTCGTCGAGGTCGCGCTGGGCAGTCTCGTGCTGACCGGCCTCTATGTGCTCTCGGGTTTCGGGGCGGCGGGGCTGTTCATCGCCCTGCAGCCGCAGGGTCTGATGCCCCTGGTCGGCGCCTCCGGCGCCGTCGCGGGGCTGGTGGGTCTGTGCGGCGTGCTGTACGGCCTGCGCCGGATCCGGTTTTTCTACTTCATCGGTTTCTACTTCGACTACGTCAAGGCACCGGCCCTCGTCCTGCTCGGGCTCTGGCTCGGCAAGGAGGTATACCAGTACATCCGGTTCTCGGAGTTGAGCAACGTGGCGTTTACCGCACATATCGGCGGGATCCTGACCGGAGCGCTTGCGGGTGCCGCCGTGCGTTTCGGGACCAACGCGGTCGATGAAGAGGCGATGGACGAGCGTGAGCGCACCGAGGCGTTCGAGCGCGAACTGGGTGCAGCCCATGAGCGGCTGGCAGCGATGGAGCCGGACCGCGCGCGGCCGCTGTTCGAGCGCATGGTACGTAACTGGCCCGACAACGTCCGGGTGCTGGACGGCCTGTTCCGCGCCAGCCGCTTCGCGCCCGCCAGCGACGCGTATCACGATGCCGTCCATCGGATTCTGCGGCTGGAACCGACCGATGACGAGACCGCGGAACTCATGGTCACGGCCTTCCGCGATTACCGTCGGCGCGCGCGGCCGAAACCGAAGATCGGTGGCGCCGTGTTGGAGCGGATGATCGATCTGTTGCTGCGCCGCGGAAGCGCCGAGGAGGTGGCCCCGCTCGTCCAGGCCGCCCTCAAGCACCCGCAGCGGTTCAACGGGATCGAGGAGAGCGCGATCCGGCTCGCGCGCAAGTATCAGCGTGAAGGTGAGCGCGCGCGGGCACGATCGCTATACCACTATGTGCTGCAGCACTT